From one Thermatribacter velox genomic stretch:
- the lpxD gene encoding UDP-3-O-(3-hydroxymyristoyl)glucosamine N-acyltransferase: MKLKEVATLLGGVTVVGDPDFEITGLNTPAQAEPGELVFLFREEFLEEVRSSRSRVLVVEEKFVAEFPDRNLLVVAHPRLAFAKIAPLFSRTEEREGVHPSAFVHPEASLGEGVWVGPFAVIEKGAQVGAQTKIFPRVYIGERVRIGSGCLIYPGVVIGADCEIGNRVILHPGVVIGGDGFGYEWDGEKHLKIPHLGRVVIEDEVEIGSNSTVDRATLGETRIGRGTKIDNLVMIAHNVRIGEQVLIAAQSGIAGSSVVEDLAVLGGQSGVVDHTRVRRATRVAARGGVVSEVGPDAVVSGFPAQEHHREMRQQALIRKLPELFQRIRKLEKAVFRKQ; encoded by the coding sequence TTGAAGTTAAAAGAGGTTGCTACGCTTTTAGGCGGGGTCACCGTAGTCGGTGACCCCGATTTTGAGATTACGGGTCTTAACACTCCCGCTCAAGCAGAACCGGGGGAGCTGGTTTTTCTGTTTCGGGAAGAATTTCTGGAGGAAGTACGCTCTTCCCGTTCTCGGGTTCTGGTTGTGGAAGAAAAGTTTGTTGCTGAGTTTCCCGATAGAAATCTCCTGGTGGTTGCCCATCCTCGCTTAGCTTTTGCGAAGATTGCCCCTTTGTTTTCTCGAACGGAAGAAAGAGAAGGTGTGCACCCCAGTGCTTTTGTGCATCCTGAAGCTTCTCTTGGTGAAGGAGTCTGGGTTGGGCCCTTTGCAGTGATTGAAAAGGGAGCCCAGGTTGGGGCGCAAACCAAAATTTTTCCTCGGGTTTACATTGGAGAGCGAGTCCGTATCGGTTCGGGTTGTCTCATCTACCCAGGTGTGGTCATCGGAGCAGATTGTGAAATTGGTAACCGGGTTATTCTGCACCCCGGTGTGGTTATCGGTGGAGATGGGTTTGGCTATGAATGGGATGGGGAAAAGCACCTGAAAATACCACACTTGGGCCGGGTGGTTATCGAAGATGAGGTGGAAATTGGCTCCAATTCAACTGTAGACCGGGCTACGCTGGGAGAAACGAGAATTGGTCGGGGGACCAAGATAGATAACTTGGTTATGATAGCTCACAATGTCCGAATTGGTGAACAAGTGCTGATTGCTGCTCAATCTGGTATTGCAGGAAGTTCGGTGGTTGAAGATTTGGCTGTTCTGGGTGGGCAAAGTGGAGTGGTTGACCATACCCGGGTGCGCAGAGCTACCCGGGTAGCGGCGAGAGGGGGAGTGGTGTCTGAGGTTGGTCCTGACGCGGTGGTTTCTGGTTTTCCTGCTCAGGAGCATCACCGGGAGATGCGCCAGCAGGCACTGATACGAAAACTGCCCGAGCTTTTCCAGCGCATCAGGAAACTGGAGAAGGCTGTTTTCCGCAAGCAATGA
- a CDS encoding OmpH family outer membrane protein: MRGRLVVVALVTVVSLLGFSVVSWAAAKPADVKIGLVDINKVFAAHPNTQKIADLEQKLLDEMQKRQAELNEKGKGKTREEVQKLEEEMNAEWKPVRDAMLAERQDLVNQRYQDIIQAIKQVAEAQGLTLVLRSEVRVPVSQKELLDIPLVFYGGVDITEQVLAELEKVVAAQNK, encoded by the coding sequence ATGCGTGGACGTTTAGTGGTTGTAGCACTGGTAACGGTTGTTTCGCTGTTGGGCTTTTCTGTGGTGTCCTGGGCTGCTGCCAAACCAGCTGATGTAAAAATCGGTTTGGTGGATATTAACAAGGTTTTTGCGGCACATCCCAACACCCAGAAAATCGCTGATTTGGAGCAGAAGCTGCTCGATGAGATGCAAAAAAGGCAAGCCGAGCTTAACGAAAAAGGCAAAGGAAAAACTCGGGAAGAGGTTCAAAAGCTTGAAGAAGAAATGAACGCCGAGTGGAAGCCAGTTCGGGATGCCATGCTTGCTGAGCGCCAGGATTTGGTCAATCAGCGCTACCAGGATATTATTCAGGCAATCAAGCAGGTTGCTGAAGCACAGGGGCTTACTCTGGTTTTACGGAGTGAAGTGCGAGTTCCGGTGAGCCAGAAGGAACTCCTGGATATACCCCTTGTTTTTTATGGAGGCGTGGATATTACGGAACAGGTGCTTGCAGAGCTTGAGAAAGTAGTGGCTGCACAAAATAAGTAA
- a CDS encoding outer membrane protein assembly factor produces MAKIRWMGFLIFFLMLVWVFPVFAQESFPPVVAIRVEGNQHINEQLILSAVSLSLKEPFNPEKIKNDLKSIYDLGYFSKVWVDTKKYPDGVEVIYKVEEFPVIQEIAISGNTALSTEEIRKVMIVSPGQVMNWKIFQRDLERIKALYSDSGFIVAYIDGINFENGILRFTIHEGIIEEVIFEGLEKTKEYVLRRELDFEPPVIFDFARIKKNMQKIYDLGFFEDLSMKLEPGSDQEHIKLVIGVVEKKTGLAGVGVGYNSEEGWLGYVRYQEANLGGNGQKVELRYEFGSRTLYRLYFEEPWFLGDPTLLALSLYDQVKERTNYESGVEIGKYEEERIGGQLVFGRKINEDWAWRLTAKSERIDITVLEGEAPDRGGVTNSLSPMIIYDTRDSVLDPKEGWYAALEAELAGGALGGDNTFAKYVLDVRHFIDTGPDTVLALRLLGGTADTPLPDYEKFGVGGVNTLRGYDLFEFEGEKMLVFNLEYRWTVSENTQVVFFGDAGYAWPYEEPVSFEDIKTGYGVGIRVDTPIGPVRLDYGIGEHGGQTYFSIGHTF; encoded by the coding sequence GTGGCAAAGATAAGGTGGATGGGATTTCTAATTTTCTTTTTGATGTTGGTCTGGGTTTTTCCAGTTTTTGCTCAAGAAAGTTTTCCCCCGGTGGTTGCAATACGGGTGGAAGGAAACCAGCATATCAATGAGCAGCTTATTCTGTCGGCGGTTTCTCTCTCTTTGAAAGAACCTTTTAATCCTGAAAAAATTAAAAATGACCTTAAATCGATTTATGACCTGGGCTACTTTTCCAAGGTGTGGGTGGATACCAAGAAGTATCCAGATGGGGTAGAGGTTATCTACAAGGTTGAAGAATTCCCGGTAATCCAGGAAATTGCCATCTCTGGTAACACAGCGTTAAGTACTGAAGAAATCAGGAAGGTCATGATTGTTTCCCCGGGTCAGGTGATGAACTGGAAAATCTTCCAGCGTGACCTGGAGCGCATCAAAGCGCTTTACAGCGACAGCGGTTTTATTGTGGCCTATATAGATGGAATTAACTTTGAGAACGGCATTTTGCGTTTCACCATTCATGAGGGCATTATTGAAGAGGTGATTTTCGAAGGCCTTGAGAAAACCAAGGAGTATGTTTTGAGAAGAGAACTGGATTTTGAGCCGCCAGTAATTTTTGATTTTGCCCGTATTAAGAAGAATATGCAAAAGATTTATGACTTGGGATTTTTTGAAGACCTTTCCATGAAGCTTGAACCGGGTAGTGACCAGGAACATATCAAGCTGGTTATTGGGGTGGTTGAAAAGAAAACCGGTTTGGCAGGAGTGGGTGTAGGATACAACAGCGAAGAAGGCTGGCTGGGTTACGTCAGGTACCAGGAAGCCAACCTGGGGGGTAACGGTCAGAAAGTGGAACTTCGTTATGAGTTTGGCTCGCGTACCCTGTACCGGTTGTATTTTGAGGAACCCTGGTTTCTGGGAGACCCCACCCTGCTTGCTCTGAGCCTTTATGACCAGGTTAAAGAGCGGACTAACTACGAAAGCGGTGTAGAAATTGGGAAGTATGAGGAAGAGAGAATAGGTGGGCAGCTGGTGTTTGGACGCAAAATCAACGAAGACTGGGCCTGGCGCTTGACAGCCAAATCTGAAAGGATAGATATTACCGTTTTGGAAGGGGAGGCTCCCGATCGGGGTGGGGTGACCAATTCTCTGTCTCCAATGATTATTTATGACACCCGGGATAGCGTTCTTGACCCTAAGGAAGGGTGGTATGCTGCTTTAGAAGCTGAACTTGCTGGTGGGGCGCTCGGTGGCGACAATACCTTTGCCAAATACGTGCTGGATGTGCGCCATTTTATTGATACCGGTCCAGACACAGTGCTGGCTCTACGCCTTCTGGGTGGCACTGCTGATACACCGCTTCCCGACTATGAAAAATTTGGTGTTGGTGGAGTGAATACGCTGCGGGGATACGACCTCTTTGAGTTTGAAGGGGAAAAGATGCTGGTGTTTAACCTTGAATACCGCTGGACAGTTTCTGAAAACACCCAGGTGGTGTTTTTTGGCGACGCGGGTTATGCCTGGCCTTATGAAGAGCCAGTTTCTTTTGAGGACATAAAGACTGGTTACGGAGTGGGCATCCGGGTTGATACCCCCATCGGTCCGGTGCGCCTGGATTACGGTATAGGAGAACATGGGGGTCAAACCTATTTCAGTATTGGCCATACTTTCTAA
- a CDS encoding translocation/assembly module TamB domain-containing protein: MGKSLLWILVALGLVAAVGAVYVPLQYGLQDAFLSWTASLPDVHFDFEKVRLAGPGSLAFENLRITGKGFALYFPRAFFRVRFLSWLGLGKGPVFLVSSNQVRLQVIDLSFLQAFAGFDFQKLPSFSFRVEELILEGKRRFSLENAVFARDAEGFRFSAFKGEAKISGHFNFDRTVAVDFAFPLQGDSWQGELRYSLSDGMLWGRLNSPLEASLESALVWDEEKKMFSLDSISLKSAEDAFSFQGRGSVDFSEKSSLLEGKIQGLGGKVFELDVQALFDEEPLRALWCLKEEASSTSLQGELRGGNDQKLYFQVKPGSLLQGVGVAGEGYLGFENGELVLELSSASCSLDGNPFWSGLEGKGALRGTLRFGKEGLENGHLFFASDALNFKEWQLEKPRLELRITANGTASVSGEAVLFGGTIQLAGTWRQGSFDGKGAFSQVSLQSLVASFANLPLGGTLDGKIDIKGEKDELRFTFLLKGGEIFWGSSYLAEVSEGQLLFKSVNDLEAQLNLKGKEGEAQAFLTRKGERLEVALRLRDFLFEADQDGYQLAFQASGDLELEKGEGEQAFRVALHAPLWRWAGFEGKDLAFEGFLEDEKIAVQVLETRISELGRLKLSGWVIPAQEVSLEGEIAGVTLPENQFALQGKLEEGSLSIKGPWERVTFALQGKGNNLLLRGRQLGESFEVLFEGNLKLPGKGEHLPLTSYLSPENWNKGFVRVVGLDLRSLGISLLERYQIESSGNLFLELDSSSKNWMLRVEELTFSYPKLPLLLGSLQGRFDGKKLVIEDLSLKDTSGNLKVGLDGMLDLEENLVDVNCLLTVEPFLEIPWQDFLLQLCGEGRIRFWGKLEQPQVGGDVFLREAKILQSGREVLALTSVEGQITQEKLHITRGEAVLSGISGVLSGDLTREGLDVALSFRGDCSQLGLGEALSGQLLGEAKLSGSWKQPLLQGSLLVEDGRWDHTYPNRLASEDTGFSLASVEQVLLDLPVDIELELKTSSKPFVVKTRFMEVALAGNLLLRAGNGESSLSGTLQVVDGMYNLVMRKIPLAGKVYFGELFDLEPQLDLYGSCEVDGYKIRLTAQGPLSTYQLKLASEPALSREEILSLLFTGDRNAYASLSDINVGPLFWELFSFLTGGKGDFLSSLSGFLNLEINPVFSNGSWFYELTLEKRLGNDLVIGYTQDLSGGEHSAVYFDLNVNENWSFKTEVDKEKGLSWELEFTTRF; this comes from the coding sequence TTGGGAAAGTCGCTTCTTTGGATACTGGTTGCTCTGGGGCTGGTTGCAGCGGTTGGTGCGGTTTACGTACCGCTACAGTATGGGCTTCAGGATGCTTTTTTGAGCTGGACTGCGAGTTTGCCAGACGTGCATTTTGATTTTGAAAAAGTGCGCCTTGCTGGTCCTGGAAGTCTGGCGTTTGAAAATCTTCGGATTACTGGGAAGGGTTTTGCTTTATATTTTCCCAGGGCGTTTTTCCGTGTTCGCTTCCTTTCCTGGCTGGGTTTGGGAAAGGGGCCGGTTTTTCTGGTTTCCTCAAATCAGGTTCGCTTACAGGTTATTGATCTGAGCTTTTTACAAGCCTTCGCAGGCTTTGATTTCCAAAAGTTGCCCTCTTTCTCGTTCCGGGTAGAGGAGCTGATTCTGGAGGGTAAACGGCGCTTTTCGCTTGAAAACGCTGTTTTTGCCCGTGATGCTGAGGGGTTCAGGTTTTCGGCCTTCAAGGGTGAGGCCAAAATTTCCGGCCATTTCAATTTCGACCGTACGGTAGCTGTTGACTTCGCTTTTCCCTTGCAGGGGGATTCCTGGCAGGGTGAGTTACGTTACTCTTTGAGCGATGGCATGCTGTGGGGTCGCCTGAATAGCCCCCTTGAAGCTTCTCTGGAATCAGCACTGGTCTGGGATGAGGAAAAGAAAATGTTTTCCCTGGATAGCATTTCTTTAAAAAGTGCAGAAGATGCGTTTTCTTTTCAGGGCCGGGGAAGTGTAGATTTTTCTGAAAAATCGAGCCTTTTAGAGGGTAAAATCCAGGGACTGGGCGGGAAAGTTTTCGAGCTGGACGTGCAGGCCTTATTCGACGAGGAACCGCTGCGGGCTTTGTGGTGTTTAAAAGAGGAAGCGAGTTCCACCTCGCTTCAGGGTGAGCTGCGAGGTGGGAATGACCAGAAACTCTATTTTCAGGTTAAACCTGGGTCTCTCCTTCAGGGCGTGGGAGTGGCTGGAGAAGGGTATCTGGGTTTTGAAAACGGTGAACTGGTACTGGAACTTTCCAGTGCTTCCTGTTCGCTTGACGGTAACCCCTTCTGGAGCGGACTCGAAGGGAAGGGTGCTCTGCGCGGTACTTTACGTTTTGGAAAAGAAGGCCTTGAGAACGGACACCTGTTCTTTGCTTCGGATGCGTTAAACTTTAAGGAGTGGCAGCTGGAAAAGCCACGCCTGGAGCTTCGAATTACTGCAAATGGGACAGCTTCTGTATCTGGAGAAGCAGTTCTTTTTGGGGGTACCATCCAGCTTGCAGGCACCTGGCGGCAGGGTTCCTTTGATGGGAAGGGAGCATTCAGTCAGGTTTCCTTGCAGAGCCTGGTTGCTTCCTTTGCAAATTTGCCACTTGGTGGAACTCTGGATGGGAAAATCGATATAAAAGGGGAGAAAGACGAATTGCGCTTTACGTTTCTCCTTAAAGGAGGAGAAATATTCTGGGGTTCTTCGTACCTTGCTGAGGTTTCCGAAGGCCAGTTGCTTTTCAAAAGCGTGAACGACCTGGAAGCCCAGCTAAACCTCAAGGGAAAAGAGGGTGAAGCGCAGGCTTTTCTTACCAGGAAAGGCGAACGACTGGAGGTTGCCCTGAGGTTGCGAGATTTTCTTTTTGAGGCAGACCAAGATGGTTACCAGCTGGCTTTTCAGGCCAGCGGTGATCTGGAACTTGAAAAAGGCGAAGGAGAGCAGGCTTTCCGGGTTGCGTTGCATGCTCCGTTGTGGCGTTGGGCTGGTTTTGAGGGGAAAGACCTGGCTTTTGAGGGTTTCCTTGAGGACGAAAAGATAGCGGTGCAGGTGTTGGAGACCAGGATTTCCGAGCTGGGAAGATTGAAACTTTCTGGATGGGTGATTCCTGCTCAAGAAGTTTCTTTAGAAGGGGAAATTGCTGGGGTCACGCTTCCCGAAAATCAGTTTGCCTTACAGGGAAAGCTGGAAGAAGGTAGCCTTTCCATTAAGGGTCCCTGGGAAAGGGTTACCTTTGCCCTTCAGGGTAAAGGTAATAACCTCCTTTTGCGGGGTAGGCAGCTGGGTGAAAGTTTTGAAGTGCTTTTTGAGGGCAATCTGAAATTGCCGGGAAAAGGGGAGCATTTACCCCTCACCTCTTATCTGAGTCCGGAAAACTGGAATAAGGGCTTTGTGCGTGTGGTGGGTTTGGACTTGCGGAGTTTGGGGATTTCGCTTCTGGAGCGGTATCAGATTGAATCCAGCGGAAATCTCTTTCTCGAGTTGGATAGTAGCTCAAAAAACTGGATGCTTCGCGTTGAAGAACTCACTTTTTCCTATCCCAAATTGCCTCTCCTTTTGGGGAGTTTACAAGGCAGGTTTGATGGGAAGAAACTGGTGATTGAAGACCTTTCTTTAAAGGATACCTCGGGGAATCTGAAAGTAGGCCTTGACGGCATGTTGGACCTTGAGGAGAATCTGGTTGACGTTAACTGTTTACTTACTGTGGAACCCTTCTTGGAGATTCCCTGGCAGGACTTTTTGTTGCAGCTTTGTGGTGAAGGTAGAATCAGGTTCTGGGGGAAACTTGAGCAACCCCAGGTTGGGGGAGACGTCTTTTTGCGGGAGGCAAAAATTTTGCAGTCCGGACGGGAAGTGCTTGCGCTCACTTCCGTGGAGGGACAAATCACTCAGGAAAAATTGCATATTACCAGGGGAGAAGCTGTACTATCCGGTATCAGCGGAGTACTTTCGGGTGATTTGACCAGGGAAGGACTGGATGTGGCACTTTCTTTCCGTGGAGACTGCTCCCAACTGGGCCTTGGAGAAGCGCTTAGTGGCCAGCTTCTTGGTGAGGCTAAGCTTTCCGGAAGCTGGAAACAGCCTCTCTTGCAGGGTTCTTTGCTGGTTGAGGACGGAAGATGGGACCATACCTATCCGAATCGGCTCGCTTCGGAGGACACGGGTTTTTCCTTAGCAAGTGTTGAGCAAGTACTTCTTGACTTACCGGTGGATATCGAGCTTGAACTAAAAACCTCCAGCAAGCCCTTTGTGGTAAAGACCCGCTTCATGGAGGTTGCTCTTGCGGGAAACCTGCTTTTGCGGGCAGGCAATGGCGAAAGTAGCCTGAGTGGTACCCTGCAGGTTGTAGATGGAATGTACAACCTGGTTATGCGTAAGATACCGCTTGCCGGCAAGGTCTACTTTGGAGAACTTTTTGATCTGGAACCCCAGCTGGACCTTTATGGTTCTTGCGAGGTGGACGGTTATAAAATAAGACTTACTGCCCAGGGGCCCTTGAGCACATACCAGTTGAAGCTGGCTTCAGAGCCAGCCCTCAGTCGAGAAGAGATTCTTTCTTTGCTTTTCACTGGTGACCGTAATGCCTACGCTTCTCTTTCCGATATCAATGTTGGTCCACTCTTCTGGGAGCTTTTTTCCTTCCTTACTGGAGGTAAGGGAGATTTTTTGAGCAGTCTTTCTGGTTTTTTGAATCTGGAAATTAACCCAGTTTTTTCTAATGGTTCCTGGTTTTATGAATTAACCCTTGAAAAGAGACTTGGAAATGATTTAGTAATAGGGTATACTCAAGACTTAAGCGGAGGAGAGCACTCGGCCGTTTATTTTGATTTGAACGTGAATGAAAACTGGTCTTTCAAAACGGAAGTCGATAAGGAGAAAGGCTTGAGTTGGGAACTGGAATTTACGACCAGGTTTTAA
- a CDS encoding SpoIVB peptidase S55 domain-containing protein — translation MPSKRAGIFLFLLFSAIFFWLLPLVEAEETGYLPLSEVKIGMRGYGKTVFYGTKVETFDLEVIDVVSGKSIEDAYFVIRITDDRVRELGGISAGMSGSPIFLKDRIAGALAYGYESKDNLIGVVTPIEAMLALWGSSGTRKKEQRSLMLAMGLGQRAASFLEQHAPVRVALAFPQLFRGRSSGMTSAVPELVPGSAIGVQLLSGDADILSIGTLTYLEGDKFLALGHPFLHYGKVAYFLSSIYVNFSVSGKDFPFKVGTPIEVVGIVEEDRQSGIAGRIGVFPDSCDLQIVARDRNGSSQSFNFKVVQDERVLADILPSLFLDVLDRVLDCQCSGTIVVSVRLHARDFSFEDRFFWTSKTDVAAEGANGLDRFLRGLSQNPFFEFRPQRISLEFEHFPYFGWGKLGSLSCPASAEQGKFIEGEVTVFPYRRETITFPFRLPVPDNFPSGRAEIVIWGKGSESESRLEDTGTPMNIKEYMEKITASEKRNGFKIELRSLENESAGSYLIEVPVPLLVEGSLSQEVLIGR, via the coding sequence ATGCCTTCAAAAAGGGCGGGGATTTTTCTTTTTCTCCTTTTTTCGGCTATTTTTTTCTGGTTGCTTCCCTTAGTAGAGGCGGAAGAAACTGGTTATTTGCCTCTTTCTGAAGTAAAAATTGGCATGCGTGGGTATGGCAAGACCGTTTTCTATGGGACCAAAGTGGAAACCTTCGACCTGGAAGTGATTGATGTTGTATCTGGAAAAAGCATTGAAGATGCCTACTTTGTAATTCGCATCACCGATGACCGGGTGAGAGAGCTGGGAGGCATATCAGCGGGAATGAGTGGTAGCCCGATTTTTTTGAAAGACCGCATTGCCGGTGCTCTTGCGTACGGCTATGAGAGCAAAGACAACCTGATTGGCGTGGTTACTCCTATTGAAGCCATGCTTGCCCTCTGGGGGAGTTCTGGGACCCGTAAAAAAGAACAGCGTTCCCTGATGCTCGCTATGGGCCTTGGCCAGCGCGCAGCAAGCTTTCTGGAACAGCATGCCCCGGTGCGTGTGGCGCTTGCTTTCCCGCAACTCTTCAGGGGACGGTCTTCGGGAATGACTTCTGCTGTTCCGGAACTCGTTCCAGGCAGTGCTATTGGGGTACAGCTTCTAAGTGGTGATGCTGACATTTTGAGCATTGGAACACTTACTTACCTGGAGGGCGACAAATTTCTGGCTCTGGGCCATCCCTTTTTGCATTATGGCAAAGTAGCCTACTTTTTGTCTTCGATATATGTGAACTTCAGTGTGAGTGGTAAAGATTTTCCGTTTAAAGTGGGTACTCCTATAGAGGTAGTAGGTATTGTGGAAGAAGACCGCCAATCAGGCATTGCAGGTAGGATAGGGGTTTTTCCAGATTCCTGCGATTTACAGATAGTAGCCAGGGACAGAAACGGGTCCTCGCAGAGTTTCAACTTCAAGGTGGTGCAGGACGAACGGGTCCTGGCTGACATTTTGCCCTCGCTCTTTCTGGACGTCCTGGATCGGGTGCTGGATTGCCAGTGTAGTGGAACCATTGTGGTTTCGGTCAGGCTTCATGCTCGGGATTTCTCTTTCGAAGATCGTTTTTTCTGGACCAGCAAAACTGACGTAGCTGCTGAAGGGGCGAATGGCCTGGACCGTTTTTTGAGAGGTCTTTCCCAAAACCCCTTCTTTGAATTCCGTCCTCAGAGAATCTCCCTGGAATTTGAGCATTTCCCGTACTTTGGGTGGGGCAAGTTGGGTAGCCTCAGTTGTCCCGCCAGTGCTGAGCAGGGGAAGTTTATCGAAGGTGAGGTAACGGTGTTTCCCTATCGGCGAGAAACCATTACTTTCCCTTTTCGCCTCCCGGTTCCGGATAATTTCCCTTCTGGACGAGCAGAAATTGTTATCTGGGGTAAGGGGAGCGAATCGGAATCACGCCTTGAAGATACGGGAACTCCTATGAATATAAAAGAGTATATGGAAAAAATTACTGCTTCTGAAAAGCGCAACGGCTTTAAAATTGAGCTGCGGAGCCTGGAAAATGAGAGTGCCGGGTCTTACCTCATTGAGGTTCCAGTGCCCCTGCTTGTGGAGGGGAGTCTTTCTCAGGAGGTTCTCATAGGGAGGTAA
- a CDS encoding rod shape-determining protein → MWNKRLGIDLGTATTLVYVQGKGIVLNEPSVVAVAKNTGKVLAIGREAREMIGKTPEYIVAHRPLKDGVIDNYEITRKMLSYFIQKVCGRSIFKPDIVICVPSGCTEVEKRAVLDAAYHSGARRAYLVEEPMAAAIGAGLDITGPSGNMVIDIGGGTTDVAVLSLGGIVVSRSIRVAGDKMDEAIVRHLRKKFNIMIGERTAEQIKIEVGCAVPPDQDKSIQVKGRDLVSGLPKEITVTASEIHKCLTEPLSSILEAVRMVLEHTPPELAADIGEKGICLTGGGALLQGIDVLISRSTGTVAYVAEDPISCVALGAGKVLDHLKELREGFLFTKGRNR, encoded by the coding sequence ATGTGGAATAAGCGATTGGGAATCGACCTGGGTACAGCGACCACGCTGGTTTATGTTCAGGGTAAGGGAATTGTTTTGAACGAGCCTTCAGTGGTTGCAGTTGCCAAAAACACTGGTAAGGTTCTGGCTATTGGTAGAGAAGCACGAGAGATGATTGGAAAAACGCCCGAGTACATCGTTGCCCATCGTCCCCTGAAAGACGGTGTTATCGATAATTATGAGATAACCAGAAAAATGCTTTCTTACTTCATCCAGAAGGTTTGCGGAAGGAGCATCTTTAAGCCCGATATCGTGATTTGCGTCCCTTCAGGGTGTACCGAAGTCGAAAAAAGAGCGGTGCTTGATGCTGCCTATCATTCTGGGGCTCGCAGGGCGTATCTTGTGGAAGAGCCTATGGCAGCGGCAATTGGGGCAGGGCTTGATATTACGGGGCCTTCTGGCAACATGGTAATAGACATCGGTGGAGGCACCACCGATGTTGCCGTGCTTTCCCTGGGAGGTATTGTGGTGAGTCGCTCTATAAGAGTGGCTGGGGATAAAATGGATGAGGCCATCGTCCGCCATCTCCGCAAGAAATTCAATATCATGATTGGAGAAAGGACTGCGGAACAAATTAAAATAGAGGTTGGCTGCGCGGTACCCCCCGACCAGGATAAATCAATTCAAGTAAAGGGAAGGGACTTAGTTTCTGGCCTTCCCAAGGAGATCACTGTTACGGCTTCTGAAATACACAAGTGCTTGACCGAACCCCTTTCTTCGATTCTGGAAGCGGTACGCATGGTGCTTGAACATACTCCTCCCGAACTTGCAGCTGATATTGGTGAAAAGGGTATTTGTCTCACTGGGGGCGGTGCGCTTTTACAGGGTATTGATGTTTTAATCAGCAGGTCCACGGGTACGGTGGCCTATGTAGCTGAGGACCCCATTTCTTGTGTGGCACTGGGAGCTGGTAAAGTTCTGGATCACCTGAAGGAGCTACGAGAAGGCTTCCTGTTTACCAAGGGGAGGAATCGCTGA
- the murA gene encoding UDP-N-acetylglucosamine 1-carboxyvinyltransferase — protein MEKLIVRGPVSLQGKVRIGGSKNAALPILAASLLGTSPSLLRNVPDLLDVRTMLSVLENVGAQVEKIDRHTYRVGPASLRNCEPSYELIRKMRASFLITGPLLSRLGRAKVPLPGGCAIGSRPIDLHLKGFAHLGVEVIQSAGYVEAKAGLLHGGEIYLDFPSVGATENLMMLAASIPGETLIINAAKEPEVVDLARFLTLMGAEIQGVGTDVVLVKGKKNLQGVEYEIMNDRIEAGTFCVAAAITQGEVEIEGVDLGHIFPIVTKLEETGARVEKTGERTLLVTMRERPRAINIKTMPHPGFPTDMQAQFTALLCIAEGVSVITETIFESRFAHVGELERMGANIQVEGRSVIVRGVETLNAAQVAASDLRAGAALILAGLAAQGETEISGLFHIDRGYEAIEEKLNALGACIKRVKDADRGNADVE, from the coding sequence TTGGAAAAGCTAATTGTCCGTGGGCCAGTTTCTCTTCAGGGTAAAGTGCGTATTGGAGGTTCTAAAAACGCAGCACTTCCTATTTTGGCTGCTTCTTTGTTGGGTACTTCTCCCTCTTTGTTGCGCAATGTTCCTGACCTCCTCGATGTGCGTACCATGCTTTCGGTCCTTGAGAACGTGGGGGCCCAGGTGGAAAAAATTGACCGGCATACCTACCGCGTGGGACCAGCTTCGCTCCGAAATTGCGAGCCTTCCTACGAACTGATTAGGAAGATGCGAGCTTCCTTTCTCATAACTGGACCGCTCCTTTCTCGCTTGGGAAGGGCTAAAGTCCCTTTGCCGGGGGGCTGTGCTATCGGCTCGCGCCCCATCGATCTTCACTTGAAGGGATTTGCACACCTTGGTGTAGAAGTGATTCAGAGCGCTGGATACGTGGAAGCTAAGGCTGGACTTCTGCACGGGGGAGAAATTTATCTTGACTTCCCCAGTGTGGGAGCCACCGAGAACCTAATGATGCTGGCGGCGTCGATACCCGGAGAAACACTGATCATCAATGCTGCCAAGGAACCAGAAGTTGTCGATTTAGCTCGTTTTTTAACCCTGATGGGTGCAGAAATTCAAGGTGTGGGTACTGATGTAGTATTGGTGAAGGGTAAAAAGAACCTCCAAGGTGTGGAGTACGAGATTATGAATGACCGGATAGAAGCAGGGACTTTTTGCGTTGCTGCAGCAATCACTCAGGGTGAGGTGGAAATCGAGGGCGTGGACTTGGGTCACATCTTTCCAATCGTTACCAAGCTCGAGGAAACAGGTGCCCGGGTGGAGAAAACTGGCGAAAGGACGCTTCTGGTTACCATGCGGGAACGTCCTCGGGCAATCAATATAAAGACCATGCCCCATCCCGGTTTTCCCACCGATATGCAGGCTCAATTCACTGCTTTGCTTTGCATTGCTGAGGGAGTGAGCGTGATTACTGAGACCATTTTTGAGAGTCGCTTTGCCCATGTGGGAGAGCTGGAAAGGATGGGGGCTAACATTCAAGTGGAGGGAAGGAGCGTTATTGTGCGGGGAGTGGAAACTCTAAATGCGGCACAGGTAGCAGCTTCGGATCTACGGGCGGGTGCAGCTCTTATTCTGGCTGGTCTGGCTGCGCAGGGTGAAACTGAAATCAGTGGTTTATTTCATATTGATAGGGGTTATGAAGCTATTGAAGAGAAGCTGAATGCTCTGGGTGCTTGCATAAAACGGGTTAAAGATGCAGACAGGGGGAATGCGGATGTGGAATAA